aattcttttttttttattgagacgGCGGAAAGTCACATGACCCTGCATGTAGCCTTTTAGGAAAGCAACCGAAATGGCAAAGACGCGAGTGGGGGCTGCCGCCCGCCTTCTGCCGCCTCGCCTCGCAGCCCATCCAGCCGCGGGCCGCATTCTTCTGGGCGCATCTGTGGAGCTATTAAGTGGGATAATCCCTCTGGCCTTTGATACATTTCTGGACATGATTATTTCATTACTCGCAGTATATCAGTAGGATCATAATAAAAAGGACTTCTGACAACCTGCCAAGAGTTTTGTGGCCTTGTAAACACAAAAGTgctctaataaaattttattaagtgttaaaaagtcataaaaagtgaaataacaTAAACTACAAAATTTACTGTCCTCAGCAAATGCTGAAAATATCGTCcacagtaaaattaaattagcatGTAATAGACAGAGAAGCAGTGTGGAGTGGATTTAAAAGAGGAtccagggggaaaaaaatgacacTGTAACCCAATCAGGGTCACGGGGATTTAATTCGGATTTTTCCCCCTAAATGTGAATGAATGTGCTGAGTCCAGACAAGAGCTCCGGGGTTACTGGAGTCTCACACATTGTCAATACTTCGGAAGAAATAATATATTGCAGATTGTAATGAGCGCGGGGAGAGCCGGCGCGCGTCGCGGGGCGCGGCGAGCGGAAGGGCGTCCGCTAGGGCGCGCTGCGAGACCGGGAATCCCCGCACGGGCGCCCACGCCGCTCGCCCCGCGCCCGCAGCCGCGCGGGCCTCGCCctggccgccccccaccccaagtcCTAGTTACAGTTAGGGTTGGTGTGCGAGCGCGCGCGCCGCGTGTGTTTTCCTCTGCAGTGACATTTTctccaaatcaaaagaaaatgaagtgtaAGTTGAGCCTTGCTGCAGGCGGCCCTAGATCTCGGCTTTCAGATTGGGGGTTCGGGAGTGGGAAGCTCTGGGCTGGGCGATGCTACACCCCGGGGGTCAGGGTGGGGCGCGCAGGCGAGCGCCCCGGGActggccagccccgccccagggaAGTCGAGGAACGAGCGCGGCCGACGCCCGGCTGGTTCAAGTGCGTTTGGGGTGGACGCGGCAGCTCCCGGAGCGAGTTCTCcgctgcccagcccccacccccgggtcCGGAGTTCAGCGTGCACCGCTGCCCTGGGCGCCCCTCTCCGCGGGTCCCTCAGCCCCGCTGGGCCGCCCGCCTGAGGCTCGAACCCTCGCGCCTCGCTCTGGGTGGTTGCTGAGGGGCGCGCGGGCGGGCACCTGGTTCCCGCCGTGCCCTGGCGCGGCCCACGCCCACGCTGGGGGGGAGGTCACCCCCGAGCCCATCGTGGAAGCTTCACCCGGGGAAGAAGCCCCAGTCCGCTCCGCGCTGTTCCGAGTGGCCGCTGGACCCGGCAGGAAGCGGCTGGAACGCCCGCGCGCGCCCTTGCCGCCGGCCTTGGCTTTGCTGACGAGAGCGGCTCCCGCGCCCgtctcgcctcccctcccccacgggcCCGCGCAGGTTGGTAACGAGGGGTGCGAGCTCGGAAAAGTATTTCCTCGAGGGAGAAAGGCGTTGCTCACGGTGcccggggctggggagaggggcgcATTTTTTTGGGCCAGAGCTCACCCGCGTGCCAGGTCGTGTGTGCAGGTCCCCAAGCGGCCAACGCTGCGTCTGGAGCGTCGCTAGCAGTGGGCGAGGTAGAAGTTGGGGAAGTCGGAAATTTGCCGGCAGGGACGCGTCTTGCAGCGTGCTTTTcttcagggctggccaggcttcTAAACTACTTTGAAGaagtagctattttttttttttttttttgccagaaagtaaatatttttaaaataagtccgTCAGGAAATCCTAGAGGCGCCACGTGTAGGTGGCAGCCTGAGGCTGTCGGGGTGCCCGTGGCGGCTGCGCGCCTGTGCACCGGCTCCCAGCCACCAAGGGGGTACGGTGAGGGTGCCGAGGCGCTGTCCCAGGGCAGACGGAGCCTCTGGGGGGCTCTGGATAAGCAGGGTCCACTGGATGTTTCCAGCCTGAAATGATCAATTTACTGTTGAAATTGCTTGCCGGTGTTTTGGAACTTTTTTTGTGGTcaaaagttggggggggggagtttaacagttttattattattatttaaatctcCTTATTGTCATTTGTAAAGTTCTGGGTTGAATTTGAAATAGCCTGGAGCAGGGAGGTTTTCAAAAAGCCAACAGATACAATTGAATGTGCTTTGACGTTCGCCGTCCTAGACGGAAAGCCGATCAAGACGAATTAAAAGGGATGGAGATACAGAATAAGATGCCACTTTGCCGCCTCGAACCTGCCTCCCGGGATCGGGCAGCAGGCGCTGCCGCCTGCCCCTCAGCCTCTGAACGCCCAGAGCAGTCATGAGGGTCAGCGTTGCCTTTGAACGTGTGTTTATGGGAGGACAGAAGCCAATGTTTCCCTGCCTGGGCTTTTCTCAATGGTTCGGTTTTGCATTAAAGAATTTATGATAAACATTTCTGCATTGATTTATGGATTTCAGGAGGAGACTTGGTGCTTGTATGATGTTGCTCGGAGCTCACATTTCGGGCTGAAGTTCATAAGTCCTTCAAAAAGTATTTTCGCAAGTATGGAAACATCGCAACTATTAGTTTTGACTCTCTCCAGCTAGATCCGTGAGTGTGGTTGTTTtccctaatttttaaataagattaatGTAACCCCTTCAAGGATTGGAATGGAGAGAAGAGGATTTCCAAGTCTATCTAAAAttgtacaataaaaacatttGTGTCAAGAAACTGGGGGACTTACACATTTTAATTGAAtgtaaaaacatgttttaaagtGGTTCTGCCAAGCCATTTGTccctcttcaaaaaaattaaaaactcagacACTATTTTTATCCAACAGAAGTGGGGTAGTCAAGCATACAAATACTATCAGTGTAACATTCGGTTCTGTAAAGGTAGTAGATACTCTTAATGTATCCTGACGAAAAGGGAATATTCTCGGCCATTTAAATGTTTGAGGGATTTGAGAAGAAGTTTGTAAATGCATTTTACCACTGAAATCTAGAGGGAGGACCATTAAAATGTACCAGCAATTATATGCTAAGTTGCAGAAgtgttttttaatagttttttaaactttgaaaatcTTATGTGTGTTTTAATTAGTACCTTTGTTTTAAATGTTACATAAGTTATACGATAAATAAAAGTATTGGAATTTGTTCCATGTTGCTTTCTGCATAAACAGCTGAGTTTATTATAATAATCTTCTTTTGATATCCATGAGATAAATTTGAACATTTGCCTTGGAGTATAAAGAAATCCAAGTTCACTTCTCTCCGTAAAAGTTGGCATTGATCCTCACCTCATTTTTTTATGCACACAAATTGCTGTTGAAATCAATTTGGATGCACCAGTTgtagaaaaattttaagacagTGCCGATTAGCTATAAGAAATAGCTAATAACTGAAATTAAAACAGAAGGTATACATTCACTCCTTTGGATGATAATTTTAAAGGTAGTTTTACACTCAGGAAGGATTTTCTTCAGCTACTGATGAATACCTAAATTATTCTACCCTGCACTTTCAAAACCAAATACCAAATTTATGCATTCTTAAGGTGGCTAAGGCTTTGAGAAACAGATTGGCTTTTATGAAAGCAAAGCtagcttttaaaattgtattttaaaatataaacttaatttCAGCTTCTGACACAAATCTTGTGGCCCAGCTCATCGGTCCTCCAGATCCGTCTCCAAGCAGCATGTAAAATCCACCTTTTCCACACTGGAAGTTCATATTTAAGTTGCTTCACAGCAAAATCACTCTAAAACAGAGTGTTTTATGTGAGGGGCCATTTCACGTGTTGGTCCCATCGATTACATATGAATGTATAAAAATCTTGTTTAAAGACCAGTAAAAGTGAGGAAATTCCAAGTCAAGCTAGCTAATTCCATTCATAATTCATCCTGAGTGCCTGACTTAGGAAACTTGCAAACAGTTTATAGCTATACATACAAAATAAGTTGACTCGCTTTGTGAGCGGGAAGCAGAGTTCACTTTGACCTTCTTGCTCAGAGAGGCTTAACTTGATAAAGCTATGGAATGTGGGTTAAGCTTTTTGGTTGCCCAGGAATTTTCCAATCTCAACCCCTTTCGGATTTTCcctttttgaaaatgtaaacacgGAAGGGCAACTTTTTTGTTCCAAGATTGGCTTTCACCCATCCGCTTCCTTGCGGCTTGCACATTTGTTCGGTAATTCGTCCACacaccagggaggcagaggctctGACACAGAGAAAATAGCACACACCATTTCTCTGCCCCCTTCAACCGAACCCACCCCCAACCTCCCATTTATTCAGAGCAAATTGGATGAGAATTTAATACTGACCCAAGGTTCAAACTGTTACATACGCAGCCCTAAGTACTTTTGAGGATTGGCAAGAAATCCATCTAGACTTCACATTCTTAGCCTGGCAGAACCGCCGGGGAATCCCGAGTCCAGATATCCAGATATCGGGGTGCTTCCAGACGCTGTCAAACCCTAAGGTCCCATCTATGCATTTTCCAAGGCTGCGCTGTAGCCTGATGCCTGCCCTTGGTTTTGATGTTCTGGATGACTTTAAACCAATTTCATAGTTTCTCAAACATTCTGAGTAATTGTAATTTTAAACCAGACTAATTTTAAGGGTGAAAACTGGCCCAGAGAGAGTCTTTACATGGTAATTTTCATCTGATGTGAACTCAAGTGGCTTTTTAACAATAAGCTCTTGGAAATGTGGGTTTCTGGAGGAAAAGGCTGCCATGCCTTGGAGGAAGGCTCTTCGGGACCGCGTTAATATCCACCAAACACGCTTCGTTAAGCTGGAACAAACATGATGCTCAATGACTGGCTCCCCGTTTTCCTGAATGTAGGTCATTTCGTGTCCTTAACAATTTAACGTTTGAAGGGATTTCCTGTCTTTGAAGTGCAGCAGTTTGTCACCTGTGTGGCTGGCCTCCTTAAGAGTTGGGGGCTGTGTCCCCTTTCCCAAAGACTGGATGACTCGGCGTTCCCTGGCTGGAGTTTCCCAGCTCAGCAATCGCCGTGAGACGTGCAGCTGTGGGACTGTCCTGTACAAGTCAGTGCCTGCCCGTGCTCATTCCTCTAGGTCAAAGAGCCTAAAAGAAAGGCCCGGAGCCATACGCTCACCTAGGTGAAGCCATAAAAAGGTAAGCTTTCGTAGCGAGGAGCTGTATATCAACATGCTGAGTCCTTTAGAACCGGAGTAACTGGTGCTCGGGCACTGGAGTTGCACGCTGAAGCAAAACACATCGCTGGTGCCAAATGTGCCGCGGTGGCTGGAACCTGTTTAGGCAATAAACCGACAAATGTCCTTTTAAAAACGTgatattatttttacttaagaaTGCAtcctgaggcaggtgctgtggctcagcagattaagctgcctcttgggacaccccatactggagtgctggtttgagtcccagctgctctacttccaggccagcttcctgctaaggcacctgggaaggcagtagatgatagctagctcaaatgcttgggcccctgccacccacgtgggagaactggattgtgttctggtctcctggtttcagcctggccgaactccagctcttgtgggcatttgaaaagtgaaccagtagatagaagatctctctgtctctctgcctttcaagtaaagtgaaaaaaaaaaaaaaattaaaatatcagccACAAATGAACAATGTAATGGTAGACAACTGGATTGCTTTCAGGAATGGTAGGTATGTTTATTTTTACCAAATGGCACAACATATGCCAAAGTTCTTTGTCAACTGTGCCGTAACCCTACAACTGAAAGCCATTTGCATGTATTATTTAAATAACCCAATTTGCCTTCACCACATCCATGAATTAAGCCTTGTGCTCCCACCCTCTGCAAAGCCAACTTGTTTTCTGTAGAGGAACTTGGCAAGTTTTGAAACCCTGGGCACAAATAAGGCATTTTCACTGTGCCTCTCATCAAGAGTGTTTTCACCTTGACAGTAAGTAAACATTTAGAATTTTATGAAGTTTGTCAGAACTAAACACATCTGTACGTGAAATTAAGATATTCTGATAAGGTAGGGGAAGAAACTATATTTCAATACAATTCTATGATCAGACAGAGACGCTAACAGACAGTTACTGAGATTGTCAAAGGAGTGTCAGGCTGGATTCTGTTTGTAATTCTTTCATCGTGAATTGGAATGCAATTTTGATGACCAGGCATTGTCCTTTTATGGATATTAATTTCTTTGACCCATGTAATTTTTTCTGGAAGAAATTGTAGCCTTGTAACAGAGCCTTTCCTGCTGGTTTGTGTAAAGACACCAACCAAACTGTCTTTAGCTAAAAGTATGTGTATTATCAAGAGAAAATACCTCAGCAAATACTGTCACAAAGCATCTATTCCCAGGAGATACCTCTGTGTCCCTCATAGAGCAAGTGACACTTTGATCAGCCTAGGAGATAGACTCAGATCCACGTGTTTCTCTACAGTGTTTCGGTGACTTACTCCCTAGTCCTCACACTTAGCACCCATAAGCCAAGGGGGCCTGAGTACCAGCAAGGATTCGCTAGGGCTACCGAATGAAAGTTCTACTTTGGGTCATTTGCTCTGAATTTACTACATGGGTAATATGTTCAGATCATTCACTGATCGCATCACAGATGCGATGAGAACAGGACAGGTGGGAACAGGGCACTGGCGGACAGCTGAATATCTCTGCAAACTCAGAGCGCTCAAAAATACTTTGAAGTCATGCagctgctctttctttttttaattgtcttCGGTGAAACCCCAAAAACCTCATAATGTCTACCTTAAAAGCATCAGGAGTATTTTAATTGGGTAATAACCATGCATATTTTCCTTctgataaattaaaaagaattaagaataaaattttatgatGATTATAAACTGAATTACTGACCCAAGGGACAAGaacaattatgaaaaatatgtccTACATATTTGGCATGAATATGATTTTAGATTTTAAACCTTAAATGCTGAGGCATCTTATTAAAGCTTATAAAAAATATTCACCTAACAATAACAGAATAACTTAAATCAtaattgatattttattattaatagcaCAGCAGGCTTCATAACAAATCCTAAAACTGACTACAATTTAGGCAGAATTACATGAGATTTCAAATCTAGTACTTTAGCAATAATAACagtattgtttatttcttttttaaaaaagatttattttatttacttgaaagagagagagaggtcttccatccactggttcactcaccaaatggctacaactgctggaactgagctgatccgaagccaggagccaagtgcttcttttggtctcccacatgggcgcgggggcccaaggatttgggccatcttccactgctttcccaggccttagcagagagctgggttgtaaTCGGaacaactgggtctcaaactgctgccaccgcagtgctggccagagCTTCATCCTTTTCACACCAAGTGATCACTTTTACCAGATAGATCCAGTTAAAAACTCACCAGAAAGGTGCGGAGTATACCAGTTCCTTAACAaagaaagatctccctctttctgtctctccctctctctgtaactctgcctttcataaataaataaatcttaaaaaacaaaaggcccgcatagtggcatagcaggtaaagttgctgtctgTGGACCAGGGatccttctccttttctgatccagctctttgctgtagcctgggaaacagtggaagatggcccaagtccttgggcccttgcaccgatgtggcaggcctggaagaagctccaggctcctggcttcagatcagtgcagctcagctctggccgttgcggccatgtggggagtgaaccaacagatatttCATCCgttctctctgccctctccccctttcagcttctgtaactctgtctttcaaataaataaataaatcgtttaaaaaagggggggtggggtgcggcactgtggcgcaccgggttaacaccctggcatgaagcaccggaatcccatatgggcgctggttggagacctggctgctctgcttccaatccagctctctgctatggcctgggaaagcagtagaagattccccaagtccctggaccctgcacccacgtgggagacctggaagaagctcctggctcctggcttcggattggcgcagctccagctgttgcggccacttgaggggtgaaccatcggatgggagacctctctcttactctctttctctgcctctcctctctctgtgtaactctgattttcaaataaataaataagtctttaaaaaaaataaggaagaaggcTTGTTATTTCCCTTGGAGCCTGTGGGTAAGGTAAGAATGGTGAAGAATGTAGAGCTTtgtcttaatttgcatttttaaaaaaattcctctggGAAGTGAGTTTGATGTGGCAGGATTCATTCTGCGATTCATTTTGCTGGCCAAGTTATAAGCTCCTGAATATGAGGACCTAGAATAGAAATGCTGACATACCTGTAACCAGAGCTGTGTGATTGGCAGCCCCATCAGGCTGTAACTGATACACAAAATAAACTTAGGATAATTGCTGCATAGTTCAGGGGGAGAGAGCCTTCTATAGCTTTTATGGATGAGCACGTTGTAGCATTTGACAAACTACTTGGTCTGGATCAGCAGTGTGGAACCCATTCATTGTTGTCTTTCTCAACAAGGGCTTAGTAAAACATCATCAAATTTTCACTGAAAAGAGAGTTTACTGCAGTACACTGAGGTTTTGAAACTAGGTTCAGGAAATGTAACAGTGTTTTATGTTGATCCATTTCGTGGGCCTTGACAGCCAGCGAAAAGACACCGAGGGCCACGTGAATGAAATACTCATTAATTAGTCTGTTCTTGTTCAATAtcagaaaaaagagagggaaagggagggtggGAAAGGAGGGCTCACGTCTTGCTTCAGAAATAGAGCTGTTCTAGAATGTTTTACCTGTGATTTTGGTTGTCGATGCTGACTGTCATGAGGTACGTGGTAGCCTATATACTTGGCCAAATGTCACTGAAGTTGGTTTTTCTGGCCTTAGTGCGTATTCTAATGACAACTGCCTCATTTCAGATGATATTTGAAATTTGCTCCTAATTTTGGATATTCCGCCTTTGTTATTCAGAAACTCCCAACTACCTTAGGGCgctttcagattattttttttcttggggTTACTCTACTATATCATAGCCAAGTAGCAAGTTGAACGCTTCGTGCTTCCCTTGGCTTTGACTGCTAACTGCATGCACCCGTATGTTCTCATTTATAAAGTGTGACTATTTAAAGCATCATTCCAAGAATGCAAAATGTCAGTATCTTCAGTCATCTGGACCTGAATTCATCGATACATTTTGGAAGAACCCAGCATGCTCTCATCCCTTCTCTGGGTAGGTGGGGAGGAGATAGGCAAGCAGCCGGGTCCTTGTTAGCAAGAAGAGGACGTTCTGCTTGGTGTAGTAAGGTGTCAGGTTATCCAAGAAGGTAGACCATGAGGAACTAAATTGTAGGGTGTGCACTTGAGTGCTCTAGGAGATCAAAGAAACACCAGCAAGGACAGGAAGGGCTACAAAGGGCTCTGCAGCCAAGGTGGACTGCACCTGTGTTTCTGAAAGGTGAGGCGGTTCGGATAGAAGAAAAGAATGTTTCCAGACAGGGGGACATGGCAGGTGAAAatgttggagctgggctgggttCAATGTATTCCCACACTGTATGGCCCCTAAGAAATCATttcatttgtatatatatatatatatatatgtatatatattttttggtcCAGAGTCAGCCAGTTTTCACAGGGAGATTTGGTAGTCTCtactgcattttaaattttcttcttgtttctcaCAAATCTGGTTAAAGGGCTATTCTTATGTCACTTCCCTGAGGCCCCCCCCCCAGCACTCAGTCACCCGAAGATCACTTACCAGGCCTTCgagacctggctctgctctcccctTGAACTTCTCTGCACTGCTGGGTCCTTCTCAGTTCTTGCAttagctgcagccatctggaacgTGCTATTATTATTTCCATGCCCAGAACCCTCCATAGTGTGTCTTGCCTCTGGTCCTTTCGGTAAAGCCCAGGCCTTGGTTTAGACATCACTTCAGCAGAGAGCCTGAGGGAGGCCCCACTGCCAACCCCTGTCGCAGATCCCTGCGGTAAGTTTCCCCTCAGAGAACAGACACTGCCCTTTGCATGTCCAAACTGGTTATCTTGTTGACACTCAGATTATTTATACACTTGTCTGTCTTTTGACTATttcctaaagcaattttatattcACAGCAAAAAAGAGTGAACGGTATAGATACCTCCCATATTCTCCCACCTCCCCCAACACAGCCTCCCCCACtatccccatccccacccccatcagaGAGACATTTGTTAACGATGATCTTACATTGGCACATCATGATCACCCGGGATCCATAGTTGACATCAGGATTGACCAAGGTTGCAGTGTATTCCATGGGTTTGAATAAGCTCATAGAACTACAAAGCTAGTTCAAAAATCTgtgggaaaaataattaaaacctaagtttattttggagcaaaaaagattttgaaatctgcaTCTGAAGGGTCCTCAAAAATATGCTTGACTAAATTGTAGCCGGACAATAACTCTAATCCTTAGTGTTTCCCTGGCTTTCAGTGCTGATGAGCATATGCCCAGATGTGTATTCTGGGGAaagaaacatttcaattttttttgcaccaaaataaacttatctcataattcctattttccacaaactttttgaagtactcacaAACAATGCGTTGTATCCACCATTATGACATACAGAATGATTTCATTGTCCTCTTACTCTTGCATGTTGCCTGTTCATCCCTGTCTCTAACGCCTGGCAACCACTGGCATTTGTACCATCTGCACTGTTTTGCCTTTTCCATAATTCCATATAGTGGAAATCACACAATGTGTAGCCTTTTCAGACTGGTTCCTTCCGCTTAGTAGCATTCATTTACGTGTCTTCCAGAGCTGTTCATGGCTTGAtagctcttttctttttatttctttgtaatattCCATCATCTGGATGTACCACCTTTTATTCATCCTTTCACCTATTGAAGaatatcttggttgcttccaagtttgggcaattgtgaataaagctgctataaacaacTTTTGTAGGTTTTCCTAtggacatatattttaaatacttaatatCTGTCttttccagccggcgccgtggctcaataggctaatcctccaccttgcggcgccggcacaccgggttctagtcccggttggggtgccggattctgtcccggttgcccctcttccaggccagctctctgctatggccagggagtgcagtggaggatggcccaagtgcttgggccctgcaccccatgggagaccaggaaaagcacctggatcctggctcctgccatcggatcagcgcggtgcgccggctgcagcggcggccattggagggtgaaccaacggcaaaggaagacctttctctctctgtctctctctcactgtccactccgcctgtcaaaaaaaaaaaaaaaatctgtcttttcCACGAGACCATAAACACCTCCCAGTGAGAGATCACATTTGACTTGATCATGAGGGGCCAGCAGACAGTTTGGCccctatttattcattcat
Above is a window of Oryctolagus cuniculus chromosome 3, mOryCun1.1, whole genome shotgun sequence DNA encoding:
- the LOC108176864 gene encoding uncharacterized protein; the protein is MLHPGGQGGARRRAPRDWPAPPQGSRGTSAADARLVQVRLGWTRQLPERVLRCPAPTPGSGVQRAPLPWAPLSAGPSAPLGRPPEARTLAPRSGWLLRGARAGTWFPPCPGAAHAHAGGEVTPEPIVEASPGEEAPVRSALFRVAAGPGRKRLERPRAPLPPALALLTRAAPAPVSPPLPHGPAQEETWCLYDVARSSHFGLKFISPSKSIFASMETSQLLVLTLSS